The DNA segment CCGCGTCATTTTTATTGTCCTCCTCGCATCCCCTCTCATTCAGACCCTCGAAGAGTCCCCAGTTGACGACAATCCTGTAGTAACTACCGCTGTGCTTGAGGTAGCCTATGGCCAGGGCGTTCCTTCCGCTTTCCTTCGCCAGGTGTTCCAGCTCGTTAACCCTCCTGACGGCGCTGTAGAGCGGTTCCTTGTAATAAACCACAAGCAGACCGGCGCTCATGCTCCTCGTGTGGCCCTGGAGGGGTTCGTATCCATCCCAATCCGTTCGGAAGTGCTCCTGGAGGCGATGGGCCAGCTCGACGCTCCCATCCGCTGGAACGAGGGCGAAAACGTCGTCTCCACCCGCGTAGAGGAGCTCGGCATTCCTGTTCATGCTCTCCTCTGGCACCTTTCCAACGGCGAACCCGCTGAGGGAGCGGGTTATGGCTATGTGTATCGGCGGTGTGACAGGTCTCGGAATGTCGGGAGCTTTACCAAGGGAGTACTCGCGCAGGGACTTCACACCTTTGGTTCCGCTTATTACCTTGCCCATGTTGTCGCCGTCCATCTTGAGGATGGCGTAGTACTTGGGGGGCTCGCCTATTAGTTTGGCCAGTTCTTCCACGGCATCCCTTATTCCCTCTATATTAACTCCCTTAAGGCGTGGATCATTCTCGTCCGTGCCGTAAACCTTGGCGAGGGTTTTCGTGTCTCTGAGGTTTTCTATGTAAAGGACCTCACTGTTGGGTGCCAGCCTCTTGAATGGGAGAAGCAGGGCGCTTGAAAGTGAGTAGAGCTTAGGGGTCAGTTCAGCTACTCGGGACCCACCAAACTTTGGGGGTTGGGATTTTTCAATTTCCAGATTGTGGAGAATCCATTTGTACACATCGGCCCACGTTACGGGTTTTCTTCTGTCATTCTCCTCAACGTAGAGCTCTCCCTTGATACAGCGCTCTATTGCCTTTTCAGTGGGTCTTCTGATAGCCACCTCGCTGACCGAGGCGAAGGCCATCCTATCGAGATAATTGCCCTCGAAGTGCTCCTTAATGAGTTCGCCCAGATGGGCATCTGAGACCCTAGGATATTTCTCAACCCACAGCGGGTAGAACCTCCGGTAGAACCTCTTGACAAGGCAAAGCGGACAGAGGCGCTCTCCGGTTTTTATGTCGTAGATACCCCTGCTGTGCAGGGTCTTAACGAAATCCCTCCATTCCTCCCTGACGGTTTCATGATTGGCATCCCCACCTATCGCCAGGTGTTCACCGCAGAGGGTGCACTTAAACCCGGCATCCTGCTCGGGCCTTACGTAATCCCTCGACTTGAAGTCAGTTAGCTGGTCCAGGAGGAGGAATAGCTCGGAGTAGGAGTGGATTTCGCTCTCCTTCTCGTCTTTAATGGCCAGGAGATACTTTTTGAGGTTCTCGGAGATGACTCCTGAGGGGTCAAGCTGTTTGAGGGGAATATCCTCGAGGGTAATGGAGAAGTAGCCCGCCAGGGTTTCCACATACTTCTCGTCCCACTCAAAGTGCTTCCCCATTTCGTAGAAGTTCCAAGCCGCTTTGAAGAGATTCACAAAGAAGGACGTTATCCTCTCCCTTATCCTCTTTTCAAGGGATTCCAGGTTAGCGTTGGTAGGAACTATCGCCAGAACCTTGTTGGGCATGTTGCCTATCATTAGCTTTTGCTCGTCCTCGAGTTCCCCGAGCTCGTGCTCGAAGAAGGGCTGTCCCCTCATGTGGGGGAAGATTATTGAGTGCGGGCCGTATTTACGCCAGAGTTCAGAGATTGCCAGATACGTCAGCAGGCTGAGGATGTGGCTGCCGGCCCATAAATCCCTCTCGGTTCTCGCGTTGGCTATGAAGCCCTGAACCGGGGAGAGCTTGAAGCGGATTAGTTTAACATCTCCGGCTTTGAGGGAGGCGTAAACGTCGAGCCTGCTCAGCCAATCGTGGTCCGGAACCATGGGGTCTGCTGGAAAGTGGACGAGTTCTTCAGCCATAGCGGGGTTAAAGCCGTTCTCCTCGAGGGCTTTTTCGTACTCCTCCCTCAGGAGCCCAGGAAGGCGATTCCAGAGTTTGGCAAACTTTTCTATTGAGCCTGCGTTTCTGATTCCCTTCGCGACTATTTTTTCGGCCCTCTCAAGGGCATCAATGAACCTCCTCTTCTCCTCATCGCTCGCCTGGAACCAGAATTCATTGATGTTTTTGAGCTCCTTCTCCTTGGCACTTATCGGATGCCTGAGGACGAATTTTTCGGGTTTTCCATTGGCTGGATAGCTGGAGAGGTGTTTCCATTCCGAGGGAAGGGGTTTTCCTTCATCCAGGAGGGAGCCGAGTATCTTTGAGGGGGCAACCTCGAGAAAAGCCTGAGCGTAGGTTTGGGGTATCATGGATACACCTCCACGAATCCCCTTTTCTTAAACTCGTCAACAACGTCTGATGTAATCCAGTCCACAAAATCCTCGTTAGTGAAGGGAGTTCCCCGAGAGGTGAGAATTTTAATGATGGCCTTTTCATTATTCCTTTTAGATTTCCGTTTAGACTCGGCTATAAACTCGCCTCTATGCATTGGGAGGTACTGGTAAGGGATGATAACGACCATGGGATAATAACTTTCATTAATCTTCTTAACCGTAAGGATAACCGATGAAGCCCTGCGCGAGAACTCTTTCTCTTTTCCGTTTTCCCGACCAATCCCCTTCACCCCGGTTCCCCAGTAGTTGGCGTATATCACAGGTGTTCCGAAGTAGTATCTGTACTCGGTGTATGTTTCTCCCCCCTTGAGAGTCTCGATAGCTTTGTGGGAAAATTGGCGGTCTGAAAATTCAAATCTTACCCCGCCCTCATACATCCTCCTTGAGCGATTATAGTGGCCCGCGTAAGCTTCTTGAAGGGATTCAAGGGCATCCATA comes from the Thermococcus sp. genome and includes:
- the cas10 gene encoding type III-B CRISPR-associated protein Cas10/Cmr2, giving the protein MIPQTYAQAFLEVAPSKILGSLLDEGKPLPSEWKHLSSYPANGKPEKFVLRHPISAKEKELKNINEFWFQASDEEKRRFIDALERAEKIVAKGIRNAGSIEKFAKLWNRLPGLLREEYEKALEENGFNPAMAEELVHFPADPMVPDHDWLSRLDVYASLKAGDVKLIRFKLSPVQGFIANARTERDLWAGSHILSLLTYLAISELWRKYGPHSIIFPHMRGQPFFEHELGELEDEQKLMIGNMPNKVLAIVPTNANLESLEKRIRERITSFFVNLFKAAWNFYEMGKHFEWDEKYVETLAGYFSITLEDIPLKQLDPSGVISENLKKYLLAIKDEKESEIHSYSELFLLLDQLTDFKSRDYVRPEQDAGFKCTLCGEHLAIGGDANHETVREEWRDFVKTLHSRGIYDIKTGERLCPLCLVKRFYRRFYPLWVEKYPRVSDAHLGELIKEHFEGNYLDRMAFASVSEVAIRRPTEKAIERCIKGELYVEENDRRKPVTWADVYKWILHNLEIEKSQPPKFGGSRVAELTPKLYSLSSALLLPFKRLAPNSEVLYIENLRDTKTLAKVYGTDENDPRLKGVNIEGIRDAVEELAKLIGEPPKYYAILKMDGDNMGKVISGTKGVKSLREYSLGKAPDIPRPVTPPIHIAITRSLSGFAVGKVPEESMNRNAELLYAGGDDVFALVPADGSVELAHRLQEHFRTDWDGYEPLQGHTRSMSAGLLVVYYKEPLYSAVRRVNELEHLAKESGRNALAIGYLKHSGSYYRIVVNWGLFEGLNERGCEEDNKNDAEEIPPLQSLLKELRENEKGLSNRIIYEVAEGVETWPNNTGAVLNLLKYELMRHSNYGEEKEREVFNRFAEFLWVARHVRVKVSEREVKELGIDPGKKALRMLTGRLNGSIERIIADDPEREEPDESFEDLKRELQDLEGSLARGGFWFGRLERELEKELSSAGVGKDLAREIAGLVLRKQLRGAAYLLKVLLEMGVGA